The proteins below are encoded in one region of Mesotoga sp. Brook.08.105.5.1:
- a CDS encoding GNAT family N-acetyltransferase, which translates to MIREVEIENLPSRFAEIFSECLRRPEQSDEVLKMYQAPERRLFAMRQGESIVAVAGLKLHELEESELLHLAVRKDKRRRGFGRTLIKTIIDAFMIDTLAVWTDEDAVGFYEKIGFNIVNEIQTLNGLVRYKLRFSRAKSRGRLET; encoded by the coding sequence ATGATTAGGGAAGTAGAAATCGAGAACCTGCCTTCAAGATTTGCGGAGATCTTCTCCGAATGTCTGAGAAGACCGGAGCAGTCTGACGAAGTATTAAAGATGTATCAGGCTCCGGAGAGAAGACTCTTTGCTATGAGGCAGGGAGAAAGCATAGTTGCTGTAGCCGGTTTGAAGCTCCATGAGCTTGAAGAGTCCGAGCTTCTGCATCTTGCTGTCAGGAAAGACAAGCGAAGGAGAGGCTTCGGCCGCACACTCATAAAGACAATTATAGATGCCTTCATGATAGATACTCTTGCGGTGTGGACAGACGAGGATGCCGTCGGTTTTTATGAGAAGATAGGATTCAATATTGTGAATGAAATCCAGACTCTGAATGGACTGGTTCGCTACAAACTCCGATTTTCTCGTGCTAAATCCCGTGGGAGGCTAGAAACGTGA
- a CDS encoding 2-hydroxyacid dehydrogenase, with the protein MKILFLNRLDRYWEGKVEELAKAFPEHSFISYSSNSDPKSHISDAEVIVKGNLSQADLDKARNLRMVVVPWTGVDGLPLERLRERGVIVSNTHENAEVVAERAVALALAVTGRVVELHNDLAQGVWLGRPSNKEATWYSIIGKRCSILGLGRIGQAIAKLISGFECEITGFKRTPGSGFPYVKRITDDIYDAVRAGDLVFVALPLTKKTAGIIGSDLLSQMKDKYLVNVSRGRVIEERALYDALKSGTLAGAAIDVWYEYPSSDRPVTLPSRYPIHRFSNVVMSPHVGSWSVESMQSMVNGALKNIESFLLKGKPEEEIDLDELY; encoded by the coding sequence GTGAAGATCCTATTCCTAAATAGACTTGACAGATACTGGGAAGGAAAAGTTGAAGAGCTTGCAAAAGCATTTCCCGAACATTCTTTCATCTCGTACTCCAGCAACAGTGATCCGAAATCCCATATTTCCGATGCCGAGGTAATAGTAAAAGGAAATCTTTCGCAAGCCGACCTTGATAAGGCTAGAAATCTCAGAATGGTTGTGGTCCCTTGGACCGGCGTTGATGGTCTGCCTCTTGAGCGGTTAAGAGAACGTGGCGTCATTGTTTCAAACACCCATGAGAATGCGGAGGTCGTTGCTGAAAGAGCCGTAGCTCTGGCCTTAGCAGTTACGGGAAGAGTGGTCGAACTTCATAACGATCTTGCTCAGGGAGTGTGGTTGGGTCGGCCATCCAATAAGGAGGCGACCTGGTACTCGATCATCGGTAAGCGGTGTTCTATTCTCGGCCTAGGCAGAATTGGGCAGGCGATAGCAAAACTGATCAGCGGCTTTGAATGCGAAATAACGGGATTCAAGAGAACGCCTGGCAGCGGGTTCCCTTACGTGAAGAGAATAACAGACGATATTTACGATGCCGTTCGGGCCGGAGATCTTGTATTCGTTGCTCTTCCGCTGACGAAAAAGACGGCGGGGATCATCGGTTCCGATCTGCTAAGTCAGATGAAGGACAAGTACCTGGTCAATGTGAGCAGGGGAAGAGTAATTGAGGAGCGGGCTCTGTATGATGCTCTGAAAAGCGGAACTCTCGCCGGCGCGGCAATAGATGTCTGGTACGAGTATCCCTCAAGTGATCGGCCCGTAACACTTCCATCGAGATATCCAATTCATAGATTTTCCAATGTCGTCATGTCACCGCACGTCGGAAGCTGGTCGGTGGAGAGTATGCAGTCAATGGTAAATGGCGCGTTAAAGAACATCGAGAGTTTTCTTCTTAAGGGAAAGCCGGAGGAAGAGATCGATCTTGACGAATTGTATTAG
- a CDS encoding HD domain-containing phosphohydrolase, producing MRGPSFGLSKRLVGFAAKLSRLAVVVISVVLILLLGVLLSFAEIARGRREFSDRLLRQARFVHSGLSLDELSRLSGSIDDLDRPEYWRLKSQLEQTNALFPQYRFIYLLGQKESGELFFFIDSEPPGSDDESLPGDIYADATEYDFEVFREKKARVLPVITDSWGTWVSVMVPVIDENSGRLLAVLGIDVEANDFRKGILSYAIKPVVFSLVLILMAILSGFFIIRRDKLPQEKKEKRVQRYLEAIAFAAFGVAVTIMVSSLVHDRQEAARNDAFADLAATHVTSLSRAMKNIEDFQVEALARFFESSSFVYRQEFLNYVGSLSKNNELISWFWIERVSPGELESFEESIRSEGFPDFFVWEPGKSGAKERVLDRESYYPIQYIEPLESNRNLLGLDLGSLESVGEAIEKAAAFRLMWASDPVVVPTDEEKALHFFVFRPIVEERPQGQTGFVGAIFHSQAFHSDVPILPSNGDPTVIFGLYQIDSDGNPVLLFSSAQESGLHVHESAETSIWHYPENEQNIALPVMLFGRLFVIVAHPGPDFSVVYPMNYWIFILAIGLTVTLSLAVLIGSLGNRSFHLEREVGKRTEELRESLETVSKTMEASVNVLASVVDLRDPYTSGHQRRVAELSVAIGKKLGFEENRLTGLRLSAMIHDVGKIQVPAEILNTPRKLTNLEFDLIKLHPTAGCELFKDIEFPWPVADAILQHHERLDGSGYPEGISGDQIILEARIIAVADVVEAMASHRPYRSSLGLQAALDEIRSGKGKLYDARVVDACLELFDEGFNFTG from the coding sequence ATGAGAGGTCCCAGCTTTGGTCTTTCCAAAAGATTGGTTGGCTTTGCTGCTAAACTATCCCGACTTGCCGTCGTTGTTATTTCTGTCGTTCTGATTCTTCTTCTGGGTGTTCTGCTTTCATTTGCCGAGATAGCCAGGGGAAGGAGGGAGTTTTCGGACAGGCTTTTGAGACAGGCCAGATTTGTCCACAGCGGTCTCAGTTTGGACGAACTTTCGAGGCTTTCAGGAAGCATAGATGATCTGGACAGGCCTGAATACTGGAGACTCAAGAGCCAACTCGAGCAAACTAATGCCCTATTTCCTCAATACCGCTTCATCTACCTGTTGGGACAGAAGGAATCTGGAGAGCTGTTCTTTTTCATTGATTCCGAGCCGCCCGGTTCAGATGACGAATCTCTTCCGGGAGACATATACGCCGATGCTACTGAGTACGATTTTGAAGTCTTCCGGGAGAAGAAGGCCAGAGTGCTGCCAGTAATTACTGACAGCTGGGGAACATGGGTATCGGTAATGGTTCCCGTAATTGATGAAAATTCAGGCAGACTCCTTGCCGTACTCGGCATAGACGTTGAAGCCAACGACTTCCGGAAAGGGATTTTATCATATGCGATTAAGCCCGTAGTTTTCTCTCTGGTTCTGATATTGATGGCGATACTTTCGGGATTCTTCATCATCCGCAGAGACAAGCTGCCACAAGAGAAGAAGGAAAAGAGAGTTCAGAGGTACCTTGAGGCTATCGCCTTTGCCGCATTTGGAGTCGCTGTTACCATCATGGTCTCATCTCTAGTTCATGACAGACAGGAGGCAGCGCGAAATGACGCCTTTGCAGATCTGGCCGCGACTCATGTAACTTCGCTTTCCAGAGCGATGAAGAATATTGAAGACTTTCAGGTCGAGGCTCTTGCCAGGTTCTTTGAGTCAAGCAGCTTTGTTTACAGGCAGGAGTTCTTGAACTACGTAGGTTCACTCTCGAAAAACAACGAACTGATTTCATGGTTCTGGATTGAGAGGGTTTCGCCGGGCGAGTTAGAGTCGTTCGAAGAAAGTATCAGAAGTGAAGGCTTTCCGGACTTCTTCGTCTGGGAACCCGGCAAATCTGGCGCAAAGGAAAGAGTTCTGGATCGCGAGTCATATTACCCGATACAGTACATTGAGCCTCTAGAGAGCAACAGAAATCTGCTGGGGTTAGACCTGGGATCTCTCGAGTCGGTCGGGGAAGCTATTGAAAAGGCAGCTGCTTTTAGACTGATGTGGGCAAGCGATCCTGTCGTCGTTCCGACGGACGAAGAGAAAGCCCTCCACTTCTTTGTCTTCAGACCGATTGTCGAGGAGAGACCGCAGGGTCAAACTGGATTCGTAGGGGCTATCTTTCATTCACAAGCGTTTCACAGTGACGTTCCGATTCTCCCCAGTAATGGAGATCCAACAGTTATTTTTGGGCTTTATCAGATCGACTCGGACGGAAATCCAGTACTGTTGTTTTCCTCGGCGCAGGAATCTGGTTTACATGTACATGAGTCTGCGGAGACTTCCATATGGCACTATCCGGAAAATGAACAAAACATCGCCCTTCCGGTAATGCTGTTCGGGCGGCTTTTCGTTATTGTTGCCCATCCAGGGCCGGATTTCAGCGTCGTGTACCCCATGAACTACTGGATCTTCATCCTCGCGATCGGACTGACTGTAACTCTGTCGCTTGCGGTTCTGATCGGGTCACTGGGTAATAGAAGCTTCCATCTTGAAAGAGAAGTCGGAAAACGTACCGAAGAGCTAAGAGAGAGTCTGGAGACTGTTTCAAAAACGATGGAGGCATCGGTGAACGTTCTCGCTTCGGTCGTAGATCTCAGGGACCCTTATACCTCAGGTCATCAAAGGAGAGTCGCAGAGCTTTCTGTTGCAATCGGCAAAAAGCTGGGATTCGAAGAGAACAGGCTTACGGGACTGAGGCTTTCGGCGATGATTCATGATGTGGGAAAGATACAGGTTCCCGCGGAGATACTCAACACACCAAGAAAGCTGACCAATCTCGAGTTCGATTTGATCAAACTTCACCCGACGGCGGGATGTGAGCTTTTCAAAGATATCGAATTCCCCTGGCCGGTGGCAGACGCAATCTTGCAGCATCACGAGAGACTTGACGGAAGCGGTTATCCCGAAGGAATCTCGGGGGATCAGATTATTCTCGAGGCTAGAATAATAGCCGTTGCCGATGTTGTGGAAGCGATGGCGTCTCACAGACCGTATAGGTCTTCACTCGGTCTTCAGGCGGCGCTTGATGAGATCAGAAGCGGTAAGGGAAAGCTCTATGATGCAAGAGTCGTAGATGCCTGTCTCGAGCTGTTCGATGAAGGGTTTAACTTCACTGGATGA
- a CDS encoding decaprenyl-phosphate phosphoribosyltransferase codes for MVDLAIALRVIRIRHWIKNLFVFAPLIFSSSLADPNSLLRATLIFVAFCLVSSSVYIFNDIKDRESDMHHARKKNRPIASGEISVRDAAIVAAVMSVVAVLIALFLPYLALVFLLLYVVENIFYTLKGKEIVLIDAFCISAGFVIRVMAGAYAIDATPTGWIVVTTFFLSLFLGFGKRRNELLSLKEESNNHRKVLSVYDDRYLDYLMVATASVTIIAYTLYCLDPATIVKFSTDKLVYTVPFVTYGMFRYLLLLFKNGEGDPTEVVTRDRGIAVTVVLWLVSVMMAIYLPIWL; via the coding sequence ATGGTAGATCTAGCTATCGCGCTCAGAGTGATAAGAATAAGACACTGGATAAAGAACCTGTTTGTTTTTGCTCCGCTGATATTCTCTTCGAGTCTTGCTGACCCAAACTCTCTTCTGAGAGCTACGCTGATCTTCGTTGCATTTTGCCTCGTTTCAAGCAGCGTCTATATTTTCAACGACATCAAAGACCGTGAAAGCGACATGCATCATGCCAGAAAGAAGAATAGGCCGATTGCTTCCGGTGAGATCAGTGTGAGAGATGCAGCAATAGTCGCAGCAGTAATGAGTGTCGTTGCGGTCCTGATTGCTCTCTTTCTTCCATACCTTGCTCTTGTTTTCTTACTTCTCTATGTTGTTGAGAATATCTTTTATACTCTGAAGGGCAAGGAGATCGTATTGATTGACGCCTTCTGCATATCTGCGGGATTCGTGATAAGAGTAATGGCAGGGGCTTACGCTATCGATGCAACTCCTACAGGATGGATAGTGGTTACAACCTTCTTTCTCTCGCTCTTTTTGGGTTTTGGAAAGAGGAGAAACGAGCTGCTTTCACTTAAAGAAGAAAGCAACAATCACCGAAAGGTTTTGAGCGTTTACGACGACAGATATCTAGACTACCTTATGGTTGCTACGGCCTCTGTTACTATAATCGCCTACACTCTCTACTGTCTTGATCCGGCGACGATTGTGAAATTTAGTACTGATAAGCTTGTCTACACTGTGCCTTTCGTAACCTATGGGATGTTTAGATACCTCCTTCTCCTTTTCAAGAATGGAGAGGGCGACCCGACGGAAGTCGTAACAAGAGACAGAGGAATAGCGGTTACCGTTGTTTTGTGGTTAGTATCTGTTATGATGGCAATCTATCTGCCAATCTGGTTGTAA
- a CDS encoding SMR family transporter, giving the protein MSFTEAMILVVAIVFNAGANVLLKYGMQNAPDINTVGLKGMLINSITNISVWLGLFSFGVAFIFYSVVLTKMKLGVAYPIMTSAGFAIVTVAAVFLFDERLSAMKLMGIAVIAVGIWLVAIAK; this is encoded by the coding sequence ATGAGTTTTACTGAGGCCATGATACTTGTCGTTGCAATAGTCTTCAACGCCGGAGCAAATGTCCTGTTGAAATACGGGATGCAAAATGCGCCTGACATAAACACCGTTGGACTTAAGGGGATGCTTATAAATTCAATCACAAACATCAGCGTCTGGCTGGGACTTTTCTCATTCGGAGTTGCCTTCATTTTCTACAGCGTAGTTCTGACGAAGATGAAACTGGGAGTTGCCTATCCGATAATGACGAGCGCCGGGTTCGCGATCGTTACCGTTGCGGCGGTTTTCCTGTTTGACGAAAGACTCAGCGCAATGAAGCTCATGGGAATAGCCGTCATTGCGGTAGGGATTTGGTTGGTTGCGATAGCGAAATAG
- a CDS encoding DUF362 domain-containing protein, which translates to MKKTKVAILKTRPETVLNDYRRLAKLAGMKEALDVSATTILKDNISWHLPMPGANSTPWQLEGVVLALKDEGMNDIVSVENKTVVTRPKYGEKQNKYDIVYEKYNIPVLYNFEPKDMSWIEYTPKSKLTVLPKIFPEGVKLPDYFFGKNIIQLPTMKCHIYTTTTGAMKNAFGGLLNVKRHYTHSWIHETLVDLLKIQKEIHTGLFAFMDGTTAGNGPGPRTLIPVKADYILASEDQVAIDAVAAKMMGFNPMDLKYIRLADEEGLGNGRPENIELVGDDVSGVNLQFHVGDNFASRVGDLLWFSPLKVFQKLFFHTPLVKVFVAASDTYHDKHWWKKHGVRVFEEWKKESPWGRLWESY; encoded by the coding sequence ATGAAAAAGACGAAAGTTGCGATTTTAAAGACTAGACCGGAGACTGTCCTGAATGACTATAGAAGGCTTGCAAAACTTGCCGGTATGAAAGAGGCTTTGGACGTAAGTGCCACGACAATCTTGAAGGACAACATTTCCTGGCATCTTCCAATGCCGGGCGCCAATAGCACGCCGTGGCAGCTAGAAGGCGTAGTGCTCGCACTGAAGGATGAAGGCATGAACGACATCGTTTCGGTAGAGAATAAGACTGTGGTTACGAGGCCGAAGTACGGAGAGAAACAGAACAAGTATGACATCGTCTACGAAAAATACAATATCCCCGTCCTGTACAACTTCGAACCGAAAGACATGTCATGGATTGAATATACGCCAAAAAGCAAACTGACGGTTCTGCCTAAGATCTTTCCCGAGGGAGTGAAGCTTCCTGACTACTTCTTCGGCAAAAACATAATTCAGCTTCCGACGATGAAGTGCCACATCTATACGACGACCACAGGCGCGATGAAAAACGCATTCGGCGGTCTCTTGAACGTGAAGAGGCATTACACTCATTCATGGATACATGAAACTTTGGTTGACTTGCTGAAGATACAGAAGGAGATACACACAGGGTTGTTTGCCTTCATGGATGGAACGACTGCGGGAAACGGACCCGGTCCCAGAACACTGATCCCGGTGAAGGCAGACTACATACTCGCCAGTGAAGACCAGGTCGCTATTGACGCGGTTGCGGCGAAGATGATGGGCTTCAATCCGATGGACTTGAAATACATAAGGCTGGCCGATGAAGAGGGCCTTGGGAACGGCAGGCCTGAGAACATAGAGTTGGTCGGGGACGATGTGTCTGGAGTGAACCTGCAATTCCACGTGGGAGACAACTTTGCCAGCAGAGTCGGTGATCTGCTCTGGTTCAGCCCATTGAAGGTCTTTCAGAAACTCTTCTTCCACACGCCTCTTGTAAAAGTCTTCGTGGCCGCTTCGGATACCTATCACGATAAGCACTGGTGGAAGAAGCACGGTGTTCGGGTTTTCGAGGAGTGGAAGAAAGAGAGCCCCTGGGGCCGTCTGTGGGAGAGCTATTGA
- the surE gene encoding 5'/3'-nucleotidase SurE has product MKILLTNDDGIQATGIRSLAKRLSRSHEVTIVAPESNRSGVSHSITWLTPVRIRERETIENVSSFCTSGTPADCVVAAATITGIDRFDLVLSGINHGQNLGVDIRYSGTLSAALEARVHGIPAMAISVVSEENPDFLAAVDFSESFVREYDWKKLPKHTVLNVNVPAIPRDKIRGISCTRPGGLIKRRWFEKKVNEWGEEEFWMRKEILHDSHDEDLDFVNVDKGFISVSPIDFFGSCDEAFRSSLCDDLRIFEEHWFAKDNEKLSVASCSE; this is encoded by the coding sequence TTGAAAATACTTTTGACTAACGATGATGGAATCCAGGCGACTGGAATAAGGTCACTCGCGAAGAGACTCTCAAGGTCTCACGAAGTGACAATAGTTGCTCCCGAAAGCAACCGGAGCGGCGTAAGTCACTCAATTACATGGTTGACGCCGGTACGGATAAGAGAGAGGGAAACAATTGAGAACGTCTCCTCCTTCTGCACGAGCGGAACTCCAGCAGACTGTGTGGTTGCTGCTGCTACGATCACCGGCATTGACAGGTTTGATCTTGTGCTAAGCGGCATAAACCATGGCCAGAACCTCGGGGTTGACATCAGGTACTCGGGAACATTATCTGCAGCACTGGAAGCCAGGGTACATGGGATACCTGCCATGGCAATCTCCGTGGTTAGCGAGGAGAATCCAGATTTTCTGGCAGCTGTGGACTTCTCTGAAAGTTTCGTAAGAGAGTATGACTGGAAGAAGCTTCCGAAGCATACCGTTCTTAACGTTAACGTGCCTGCGATACCTAGAGACAAGATCCGGGGAATCAGTTGCACAAGACCTGGTGGTCTCATAAAGAGACGCTGGTTTGAGAAAAAAGTAAATGAATGGGGTGAGGAGGAGTTCTGGATGCGGAAGGAGATCCTCCACGATTCTCACGATGAAGACCTAGACTTTGTAAATGTCGACAAAGGGTTCATCTCGGTAAGCCCCATCGATTTCTTTGGCTCCTGTGACGAAGCCTTCAGATCTTCTCTATGTGACGACCTGAGGATCTTCGAAGAACACTGGTTTGCAAAAGACAACGAGAAGCTCTCAGTTGCTTCTTGCAGCGAATGA